In Halovivax gelatinilyticus, the following are encoded in one genomic region:
- the dapA gene encoding 4-hydroxy-tetrahydrodipicolinate synthase → MTHDVDLTGVFPAMCTPFDADGRIDFETLRADASRLEAAGVAGLVPVGSTGESATLTHDEHVRVIEAVIDAVSDVPVIAGTGSNNTREALELSERAADAGADALLLISPYYNKPEQRGLGDHYRAIADAIDVPQIIYNVPSRTGQTVEPDTVVDLAAHPNVAGYKAAEGDLNAIGEIAERTRDEDFSILSGDDALTLPICSVGGTGTISVVANVEPARTVAMVEAALDGEYERARGRHHELGPLYRALFVETNPIPVTEALAIREDFPPHLRPPLSRLAPEHREELRAVLESYDPISPEATTPVNHR, encoded by the coding sequence ATGACCCACGACGTAGACCTGACCGGCGTCTTCCCGGCGATGTGCACGCCGTTCGACGCCGACGGCCGTATCGACTTCGAAACACTCCGCGCCGACGCCAGCCGACTCGAAGCCGCTGGCGTGGCGGGCCTCGTCCCCGTCGGCTCGACGGGCGAGTCCGCGACGCTCACCCACGACGAACACGTCCGCGTGATCGAGGCCGTCATCGACGCCGTCTCCGACGTTCCCGTGATCGCCGGCACCGGTTCGAACAACACCCGCGAGGCGCTCGAACTCTCCGAGCGAGCCGCAGACGCGGGCGCCGACGCCCTGCTACTCATCTCGCCGTACTACAACAAGCCCGAACAGCGCGGACTGGGCGACCACTACCGGGCGATCGCCGACGCGATCGACGTCCCGCAGATCATCTACAACGTCCCCTCTCGGACGGGCCAGACCGTCGAACCCGACACCGTCGTCGACCTCGCCGCCCACCCGAACGTCGCGGGCTACAAGGCCGCGGAGGGCGACCTGAACGCCATCGGCGAGATCGCAGAGCGGACCCGAGACGAGGACTTCTCGATCCTCTCGGGCGACGACGCGCTCACGCTCCCGATCTGTTCGGTCGGCGGGACGGGCACGATCAGCGTCGTCGCGAACGTCGAACCCGCGCGAACGGTCGCGATGGTCGAGGCGGCCCTCGACGGGGAGTACGAACGCGCACGCGGCCGACACCACGAACTCGGCCCCCTCTACCGAGCGCTCTTCGTCGAGACGAACCCGATTCCCGTCACGGAAGCGCTGGCGATCCGCGAGGACTTCCCGCCACACCTCCGGCCCCCGCTCTCGCGTCTCGCTCCCGAACACCGCGAGGAACTCCGGGCGGTGCTCGAATCGTACGACCCGATCTCACCCGAGGCGACGACGCCGGTGAATCACCGATGA
- the dapB gene encoding 4-hydroxy-tetrahydrodipicolinate reductase translates to MTDGRRSIRLGVTGATGRMGREVLAAASDRPAFEVVLAVARSPPDEPIEAVEIESADAFDRLVADREPHVVVDFTAPVSTATYADACADAGVAFVTGTTGLDDSHERRLRAASERIPLLRAANFSRGIAVLDALCARAVRSLPDYDIELVETHHAGKRDAPSGTALSLLETVESERDASERVHGRVGDSPRDADEIGVHSIRAGAIAGEHEVVLAGDHEELRLTHRAGDRGVFAAGALDAAAWLAGRDPGRYAFAEVIET, encoded by the coding sequence ATGACCGACGGCCGACGATCGATTCGGCTCGGCGTCACCGGCGCGACCGGCCGCATGGGGCGGGAAGTGCTCGCCGCCGCGAGCGATCGACCCGCGTTCGAGGTCGTCCTCGCCGTCGCCCGTTCTCCCCCGGACGAGCCGATCGAGGCCGTCGAGATCGAGTCGGCGGACGCGTTCGACCGGCTCGTCGCCGACCGCGAACCTCACGTCGTCGTCGACTTCACCGCACCCGTGTCGACGGCGACCTACGCCGACGCCTGCGCGGACGCCGGCGTCGCCTTCGTCACTGGCACGACCGGACTCGACGACTCCCACGAGCGCCGCCTACGAGCCGCGAGCGAGCGAATCCCACTCCTGCGCGCGGCGAACTTCTCGCGCGGGATCGCCGTTCTCGACGCGCTCTGCGCCCGGGCGGTTCGGAGCCTTCCCGACTACGATATCGAACTCGTCGAAACCCACCACGCGGGAAAGCGAGACGCCCCGAGCGGGACCGCGCTCTCGCTCCTCGAGACCGTCGAATCGGAACGCGACGCGAGCGAGCGCGTCCACGGTCGCGTCGGCGACTCTCCTCGCGACGCCGACGAAATCGGCGTCCACTCGATCCGAGCGGGCGCCATCGCCGGCGAGCACGAGGTTGTGCTCGCGGGCGATCACGAGGAACTCCGCCTGACCCACCGTGCCGGTGACCGCGGCGTGTTCGCCGCCGGGGCGCTCGACGCGGCGGCCTGGCTCGCCGGCCGCGATCCCGGTCGGTACGCCTTTGCCGAGGTGATCGAAACATGA
- a CDS encoding 2,3,4,5-tetrahydropyridine-2,6-dicarboxylate N-succinyltransferase has translation MSGLESAINGLWTRYDADRIDASTATESDLETLDTFLDALESGEVRAAEARNGSWEANEWVKRGILLTFGLRQTTAREYGDVAYNDVLPLADTASYGDRVTRNTPDGTVVRRGAHVGSDCILMSPSFVNIGAHVGDGTLVDSCDTVGSCAQIGADVKLGANTLIGGVLEPVEDAPVVIEDGVSLGAGCRVTSGFVVGEDSVVGENTLLTPRIPVYDLVDEEVRYGRLPPERRAFTRFVESSIGDHDLFDGGAYKPAVVATTLEDRTLEATEREGVLRS, from the coding sequence ATGAGCGGCCTCGAATCGGCCATTAACGGCCTGTGGACGCGCTACGATGCAGACCGGATCGACGCGTCGACGGCGACCGAATCCGACCTCGAAACGCTCGACACCTTCCTGGACGCGCTCGAATCGGGCGAAGTACGGGCCGCCGAGGCCCGGAACGGCTCCTGGGAGGCCAACGAGTGGGTAAAGCGGGGGATCTTGCTCACATTCGGCCTGCGTCAAACCACCGCCCGCGAGTACGGCGACGTCGCGTACAACGACGTCCTCCCGCTCGCCGACACCGCCTCCTACGGCGATCGCGTGACGCGAAACACGCCCGACGGCACGGTCGTCCGCCGCGGGGCCCACGTCGGGAGCGACTGCATCCTGATGAGTCCGTCGTTCGTCAATATCGGCGCCCACGTCGGCGACGGGACGCTCGTCGACTCCTGTGACACCGTCGGTTCCTGCGCCCAGATCGGCGCTGACGTCAAGCTCGGGGCGAATACGCTGATCGGCGGCGTGCTCGAACCGGTCGAGGACGCGCCGGTCGTGATCGAAGACGGCGTCTCGCTTGGCGCCGGCTGTCGCGTCACCTCTGGTTTCGTCGTCGGCGAAGATTCCGTCGTCGGCGAGAACACGCTCCTCACCCCGCGCATTCCGGTGTACGACCTCGTCGACGAGGAAGTCAGATACGGTCGACTGCCGCCGGAGCGACGGGCGTTCACCCGCTTCGTCGAGTCGTCGATCGGCGACCACGACCTCTTCGACGGCGGCGCCTACAAGCCGGCGGTCGTCGCCACGACGCTCGAAGACCGTACCCTCGAGGCGACCGAACGCGAGGGGGTGTTACGATCGTGA
- the lysA gene encoding diaminopimelate decarboxylase, with product MSDEAPIATPSIATDADERVRRLGDWDDASLRSLADEHGTPLFVLDLDRVRANYRRLSAAFPDAEICYAAKANALSDGLETVLDEGATIECASAGEVHRALAAGASGDRIHYTAVNPPRADLAYVVDAWTDEPDLTITAGARDTVDRLAELGYDGRLCLRVNPGVGAGHHEAVRTGGDVTFGIPADRIVSVAESAVSRGFDLVGVHAHVGSGVLDDEQIDAHRRFVDRVAAIATDVDAAVDSLEFVDVGGGFGVPYREDDSPLDLAAVANATRTGLSDLDARLVIEPGRYLVADAGVLLSRVNTVKETPETTVVGVDAGMSTLARPALYDAYHAIRPLARDEASCVDERELVGQTVTGPICESADVFCTDRSLPRLERDDVVAIGNAGAYGYEMASAYNSRPRPASVVVDDGDARIARRRETLADLTRLERGRPDGGTDRWTELTRGSATDSTRIPEVGE from the coding sequence GTGAGCGACGAGGCTCCGATCGCCACGCCGTCGATCGCGACGGACGCGGACGAACGCGTGCGACGCCTCGGCGACTGGGACGACGCCTCGCTGCGCTCGCTGGCCGACGAGCACGGCACGCCGCTTTTCGTCCTCGATCTCGACCGCGTCCGGGCGAACTACCGCCGGCTTTCGGCGGCGTTTCCCGACGCGGAGATCTGCTACGCGGCGAAGGCGAACGCGCTCTCTGACGGCCTCGAGACGGTGCTCGACGAGGGAGCGACGATCGAGTGCGCCTCGGCGGGGGAGGTTCACCGCGCGCTCGCGGCCGGGGCGTCCGGCGACCGAATTCACTACACGGCGGTAAATCCGCCCCGGGCCGACCTCGCCTACGTCGTCGACGCGTGGACCGACGAACCCGATCTGACGATAACGGCTGGCGCCCGGGACACGGTCGACCGACTCGCGGAACTCGGCTACGACGGCCGACTCTGTCTGCGCGTCAACCCCGGCGTCGGCGCCGGCCACCACGAGGCCGTTCGGACCGGGGGCGACGTCACGTTCGGCATCCCCGCCGATCGGATCGTCTCGGTGGCCGAGTCCGCCGTCTCTCGCGGATTCGACCTCGTCGGCGTCCACGCCCACGTCGGCTCGGGCGTCCTCGACGACGAGCAGATCGACGCCCACCGGCGGTTCGTCGACCGCGTCGCCGCCATCGCGACGGACGTCGACGCGGCGGTCGACTCGCTCGAGTTCGTCGACGTTGGCGGCGGATTCGGCGTTCCCTACCGCGAGGACGATTCGCCGCTCGATCTCGCGGCGGTGGCGAACGCCACGCGAACGGGCCTCTCCGACCTCGACGCTCGACTGGTGATCGAACCCGGACGATACCTCGTCGCCGACGCCGGCGTCCTGCTCTCGCGGGTGAACACGGTCAAGGAGACGCCGGAGACGACGGTCGTCGGCGTCGACGCGGGGATGTCGACGCTGGCCCGACCGGCGCTGTACGACGCCTACCACGCGATTCGGCCGCTCGCTCGCGACGAAGCCAGTTGCGTCGACGAACGCGAACTCGTCGGACAGACCGTCACCGGCCCGATCTGTGAGAGCGCGGACGTCTTCTGTACGGACCGATCGCTTCCGAGGCTCGAGCGCGACGACGTCGTGGCGATCGGCAACGCCGGCGCCTACGGCTACGAGATGGCGAGCGCGTACAACTCGCGCCCGCGACCGGCCTCGGTCGTCGTGGACGACGGCGACGCCCGGATCGCCCGGCGACGGGAGACGCTGGCCGACCTGACCCGACTCGAACGGGGAAGACCCGACGGCGGGACGGACCGGTGGACGGAATTGACTCGCGGGTCGGCGACCGATTCGACGAGGATTCCCGAGGTGGGCGAATGA